A stretch of the Chitiniphilus purpureus genome encodes the following:
- the mutY gene encoding A/G-specific adenine glycosylase — protein sequence MNFAERLLAWHATHGRHDLPWQVHDPYRVWLSEIMLQQTQVTTVIPYYARFLARFPDVAALASAPLDDVLALWSGLGYYSRARNLHAAAVMVMERFGGAFPADPALLAELPGIGRSTAAAIAAFSFSVRSPILDGNVKRVLARWAGIDGFTGEKAIESRLWQLAQTLLPANAEDMPAYTQAQMDLGATVCTPRKPACLACPVAEDCVARLTGRQHELPTPKPRKPLPQRHTVMLLIRDAEHRLLLERRAPTGIWGGLWCLPEVDSTLTAETTALAQLGLTLQTEPALPDFVHVFTHFRLTVTPLPARAVGIGPLRDTDRLRWFTRAEALSAGIPTPLRRLLA from the coding sequence ATGAACTTCGCCGAACGCCTGCTGGCCTGGCATGCCACGCATGGCCGCCACGACCTGCCCTGGCAGGTGCACGACCCATACCGGGTCTGGCTGTCCGAGATCATGCTGCAGCAGACGCAGGTCACCACTGTCATCCCCTACTACGCCCGGTTCCTGGCACGGTTCCCCGATGTGGCAGCATTGGCGTCGGCGCCGCTGGACGACGTGCTGGCGCTGTGGAGCGGGCTGGGTTATTACAGCCGCGCCCGCAACCTGCACGCGGCGGCGGTCATGGTCATGGAGCGGTTCGGTGGCGCCTTTCCAGCCGACCCGGCACTGCTTGCCGAACTGCCCGGCATCGGGCGTTCCACCGCGGCAGCGATCGCCGCATTCTCGTTCTCGGTGCGCTCACCCATCCTGGATGGCAATGTCAAGCGCGTATTGGCACGCTGGGCAGGCATCGATGGCTTTACCGGCGAAAAGGCCATCGAGTCCCGTCTGTGGCAGCTGGCGCAGACGCTGCTGCCCGCAAACGCCGAGGATATGCCGGCCTACACCCAGGCCCAGATGGATCTCGGGGCCACCGTCTGCACTCCACGCAAGCCGGCGTGCCTGGCATGCCCGGTGGCCGAGGACTGCGTCGCGCGCCTGACCGGGCGCCAGCACGAGCTGCCAACGCCCAAGCCAAGAAAGCCGCTGCCGCAGCGCCATACCGTGATGCTGTTGATCCGCGACGCGGAGCATCGGCTGCTGCTGGAACGGCGCGCGCCCACCGGCATCTGGGGCGGCCTGTGGTGCCTGCCGGAAGTCGACAGTACGCTTACCGCCGAGACCACTGCCCTGGCCCAGCTTGGCCTGACGTTGCAGACAGAACCGGCACTGCCTGACTTCGTGCATGTGTTCACCCATTTCCGGCTGACCGTGACCCCACTGCCGGCACGGGCCGTCGGCATCGGGCCGCTGCGTGATACGGACCGCTTACGCTGGTTCACCCGGGCCGAGGCACTGAGCGCAGGGATACCCACCCCGCTGCGTCGGCTGCTGGCATAG
- a CDS encoding AsmA family protein, with the protein MDLRHSRPFRIVLLLAFILALLLSAGPYLFDVEYVRNELRALVLRETGRLLTIRGDTHVVLLPSPALIARDVALSETDANTPFAKARRLRIGLSAWTWLRHGTVAVTELEVDRPQLAIRRYSDGRYNFDDLLADRGSQAKLRFDLQQLHFRDATVDYTDRSMPEALRLSGLTVEVDQPADPIAGRLAFSGDVTLYRARQPQWRAHAEGGAALRYVPAERRLYVAELALEMNQQGKSAPALALLNTRLKATGELIYGWEPLRLNGGSLSMEAVGARARQAWQWRLDAPRFDFRDGVARLNDLRLTLDIRSPQNRLTAELNMPALAGTRRGSLRADHARLGVKVTSPEQRFTLNFVSPLELHHGTLARLPAYRLTGNYGNKGLPRGAIPFELSGDAEMDLEQERISLINRGTLDGAQFATRFAVRDFVYPKYRVDLDLARLDLTPYLPAVAEGAKAVDTETPLEFGWLERLDADGQLRIGEFVVKNLRLQNIALEFKAQDGKVQLDPFTAHIYGGRLAGQLAIDTTGKVPRYHVRQLLSGVNINPLLRDLLAIERFDGRGQLDLDISASGARLSEIRHSATGRAHMSLARGAVRGIDLEALLRTVNRQLKRMSGEQIKPADLHASTPFSELRASLAIKDGLASNEDLYVGTSLLQLKGRGQIDLGDGRIDYTLHASANPRVPELRDLAGVSVPIHLSGVLASPEYRVDYSTLREQLTAEPTPPSTDKRR; encoded by the coding sequence CGTTATCGGAGACCGATGCGAATACGCCGTTCGCCAAGGCCCGTAGGCTGCGGATCGGCCTGTCGGCCTGGACCTGGCTGCGCCACGGCACCGTCGCTGTGACCGAGCTTGAGGTGGACCGTCCGCAGCTGGCGATACGGCGCTACAGCGACGGGCGCTACAACTTCGATGACCTGCTGGCCGATCGCGGCAGTCAGGCAAAGCTGCGCTTCGACCTGCAGCAGCTGCACTTTCGCGACGCCACCGTCGACTACACCGACCGCAGCATGCCCGAAGCGTTGCGCCTGTCCGGCCTGACGGTGGAAGTGGATCAACCGGCCGACCCCATTGCCGGCCGGCTTGCGTTCAGCGGCGATGTCACGCTCTACCGGGCAAGGCAGCCGCAATGGCGTGCCCACGCCGAAGGCGGCGCGGCGCTGCGCTACGTGCCTGCGGAACGGCGGCTCTATGTGGCTGAGCTGGCGCTGGAGATGAACCAGCAGGGCAAGAGCGCGCCGGCGCTGGCGTTGCTCAATACACGGCTCAAGGCCACCGGCGAGCTGATCTACGGCTGGGAGCCGCTGCGGCTGAACGGCGGTTCGCTCAGCATGGAGGCAGTCGGCGCGCGCGCGCGCCAGGCTTGGCAATGGCGGCTGGACGCGCCACGTTTCGACTTTCGCGACGGCGTGGCCCGACTCAACGACCTGCGGCTCACGCTTGACATCCGCAGTCCGCAAAACCGCCTCACCGCCGAATTGAACATGCCGGCGCTTGCAGGGACCCGCCGTGGTTCGTTGCGGGCCGACCATGCCCGGCTGGGCGTGAAGGTCACCTCACCCGAGCAGCGCTTCACCCTCAATTTCGTCAGCCCGCTCGAACTGCACCACGGCACGCTGGCCCGGCTGCCGGCGTATCGCCTGACCGGCAACTATGGCAACAAGGGCCTGCCGCGCGGCGCCATTCCGTTCGAGCTGAGCGGCGATGCGGAAATGGACCTGGAGCAGGAACGCATCAGCCTGATCAACCGCGGCACGCTCGATGGCGCGCAGTTCGCCACCCGCTTCGCGGTGCGTGACTTCGTCTACCCCAAGTACCGGGTCGACCTGGACCTGGCACGGCTGGACCTGACACCCTATCTGCCCGCGGTGGCCGAAGGGGCCAAGGCGGTCGATACCGAAACGCCGCTGGAATTCGGCTGGCTGGAGCGGCTGGATGCCGACGGGCAATTGCGCATCGGCGAATTCGTGGTGAAGAACCTGCGCCTGCAGAACATTGCACTCGAATTCAAGGCCCAGGATGGCAAGGTGCAGCTCGACCCGTTCACAGCCCATATCTACGGCGGCAGGCTGGCCGGCCAGCTCGCCATCGACACCACCGGCAAGGTGCCACGCTACCATGTGCGCCAGCTCCTGTCGGGCGTCAACATCAACCCGCTGCTGCGCGATCTGCTGGCGATCGAGCGTTTCGACGGACGAGGCCAGCTGGATCTGGATATCTCCGCCAGTGGCGCGCGTCTTTCCGAAATCCGCCACTCTGCCACCGGCCGGGCGCATATGTCGCTGGCACGCGGCGCGGTGCGCGGCATCGATCTTGAAGCACTGCTGCGCACCGTGAACCGGCAGCTCAAGCGCATGAGCGGCGAGCAGATCAAACCGGCCGATCTGCACGCAAGCACCCCGTTCTCCGAACTGCGCGCCAGCCTAGCGATCAAGGACGGCCTTGCCAGCAATGAGGACCTGTACGTGGGCACCAGCCTGCTGCAGCTCAAGGGCCGGGGCCAGATCGACCTGGGCGACGGCCGGATCGACTATACGCTGCACGCCAGCGCCAATCCGCGCGTACCCGAGCTGCGCGACCTCGCCGGCGTGTCGGTGCCCATCCACCTGAGCGGAGTCCTGGCATCGCCGGAATACCGGGTGGACTACAGCACACTGCGCGAACAGCTGACGGCCGAGCCCACACCACCGTCGACGGACAAGCGCCGATGA